The following are from one region of the Calditrichota bacterium genome:
- the atpH gene encoding ATP synthase F1 subunit delta, which yields MVITSTARRYARAFFEIACERDQTDQLLAQLDAFTDEVENNAELKKLLRMPNHSKKLQLIDNLVRNLHGGLLADFVNLLVKNNRSNLLPQIREDFHSQYDKKHSLVRATVITAVPLPADAEDQLKVRLERFFDAHLQIHNQIDPAIIGGFIVKVDGQVFDASVLDKFKKMKMYLTQN from the coding sequence ATGGTCATAACTTCAACAGCAAGAAGGTATGCACGCGCATTTTTTGAAATCGCCTGTGAACGCGATCAGACTGATCAGTTACTGGCGCAGCTTGATGCGTTTACGGACGAGGTGGAAAATAATGCGGAGCTGAAAAAACTCCTGCGCATGCCAAATCATAGTAAAAAACTTCAGTTGATCGATAACCTGGTGAGAAATCTGCATGGTGGACTATTGGCTGATTTCGTGAATTTGTTGGTGAAGAATAACCGTTCCAATCTTCTACCTCAGATTCGCGAGGATTTTCATTCCCAATATGACAAAAAGCATTCCCTGGTGAGGGCGACGGTGATTACTGCAGTTCCGCTTCCCGCAGATGCCGAGGATCAATTGAAGGTGCGGCTGGAGCGATTTTTTGACGCTCATCTGCAAATTCACAATCAAATTGATCCCGCTATTATCGGTGGATTTATCGTTAAAGTGGATGGGCAGGTATTCGATGCCAGTGTTTTGGATAAATTTAAAAAAATGAAAATGTACCTAACACAAAATTAA
- the atpF gene encoding F0F1 ATP synthase subunit B, which translates to MDLLTPDTGTIFWTVLTFILLLFILKRLAWKPILDVLETREKKIQSALEQADQDQKQAEKYLEEQKALIERAKRESARIIADSKDAAEKIKQEIVVQARADADRLLQRAKQEIDLSKEAAISEIKNYAVDLSILAAQKVIGKSLDDDSQKNLIKKYINELS; encoded by the coding sequence ATGGATCTATTAACTCCGGATACGGGGACGATTTTTTGGACCGTATTAACTTTTATTTTATTATTGTTTATTCTCAAGCGTCTTGCCTGGAAACCGATTCTCGATGTGCTGGAGACGCGGGAAAAGAAAATCCAGTCGGCGCTTGAGCAGGCTGATCAAGATCAAAAACAGGCGGAGAAGTATCTCGAGGAGCAAAAAGCGCTCATCGAGAGAGCAAAAAGAGAATCCGCCAGGATCATCGCGGACAGCAAAGATGCCGCTGAAAAGATAAAGCAGGAAATTGTCGTTCAGGCGCGGGCGGATGCGGATCGTCTGCTTCAGAGGGCGAAACAGGAAATTGATTTAAGCAAAGAAGCGGCAATTTCTGAAATCAAAAATTATGCTGTCGATTTGTCAATTTTGGCGGCGCAAAAGGTCATCGGCAAATCGCTGGATGATGACAGCCAGAAAAATTTAATTAAAAAATATATTAACGAACTCAGCTAA
- the atpE gene encoding ATP synthase F0 subunit C — MTEAAMAFLAAGLGAAGAVLGGALGIGLIGKGTVESIARQPEATTDIRSVMIITAGMVEGLALLALVISFLLSFK, encoded by the coding sequence ATGACGGAAGCTGCAATGGCCTTTTTGGCCGCTGGGCTTGGCGCTGCCGGAGCAGTGCTTGGAGGCGCTTTAGGAATTGGTTTGATCGGAAAAGGTACCGTGGAAAGTATCGCCAGACAACCGGAAGCAACTACCGATATCCGCAGCGTGATGATTATCACTGCCGGTATGGTTGAAGGACTTGCTTTGTTGGCGCTGGTTATTTCTTTTTTATTAAGCTTCAAATAA
- the atpB gene encoding F0F1 ATP synthase subunit A, whose product MLKSIIDVVDGQNGGAEPGGTNIQEFIMHNVSDHVIYPIHIFNVDLSITKDVLMIWIVAAFLILFLPLIVRSKSLVPKGPVNFIEWIVFFIQDTIIKPNLGEDGYRYAPYLLTAFFFILSSNLLGLVPGGAVATGNISVTASLALLTFFIVQFSNVRKNGIKGYAKSFMPSGVPKIMMPLIFITEVLGMVAKHLALAIRLFANMFGGHLVIFTMIGLIFLFHNIFISPLPIVGDIFVSLLEVLIALIQAYIFTILSAVFIGLGLSSDH is encoded by the coding sequence ATGCACAATGTAAGTGATCACGTGATTTATCCGATTCATATTTTTAATGTGGATCTTTCGATCACCAAAGATGTATTAATGATCTGGATTGTCGCCGCCTTTTTAATTTTATTTTTACCACTAATTGTTCGCTCTAAGTCACTGGTTCCTAAAGGTCCGGTGAATTTCATCGAGTGGATTGTTTTTTTTATTCAGGATACCATTATTAAGCCAAATTTAGGAGAAGACGGCTACCGATATGCTCCCTACTTATTGACCGCTTTTTTCTTTATTTTGAGTAGCAATTTGCTTGGTTTGGTGCCTGGCGGGGCGGTTGCAACCGGAAATATTTCTGTGACCGCATCTTTGGCATTGCTTACATTTTTCATTGTGCAATTTTCAAATGTGAGGAAAAATGGAATTAAGGGATATGCAAAGAGTTTTATGCCCTCCGGAGTGCCAAAGATTATGATGCCGCTAATTTTTATCACTGAGGTACTAGGCATGGTCGCGAAACATCTCGCGTTGGCTATTCGTCTTTTTGCAAATATGTTTGGCGGGCATCTGGTCATCTTTACCATGATAGGTCTGATATTTCTGTTTCATAATATTTTTATTTCGCCATTGCCGATAGTGGGGGATATTTTTGTTAGTTTGCTTGAAGTTTTGATCGCGCTCATTCAGGCATATATTTTCACGATTTTGTCGGCGGTTTTTATTGGGTTAGGACTTAGTTCGGATCATTGA